One stretch of Aquisalimonas asiatica DNA includes these proteins:
- the imuA gene encoding translesion DNA synthesis-associated protein ImuA, whose translation MDNALDNLLREPRIWRAGNNQTSQTGLPSGFAELDAVLPEGGWPTGALTEVLHGDPGIGELRLVMPALARLSRAGRWIALVAPPHIPYAPALAAQGVDLSRILLVHPRAGGDTLWALEQAMRSGSCAAVLAWPRQAEYQQLRRLQLAAEAGRCWGLLFRPERAASERSPAALRLVIQGQSQEDTRVDLLKVRGAQPRSGLMLDLNNPRTRALPTHPTRSAMAEAAAGGSTQRAPVFRHAPRPTQDRPQLDLPLGQPRPRRPQLVHP comes from the coding sequence ATGGATAACGCACTCGACAACCTTCTGCGCGAGCCCCGCATCTGGCGCGCCGGCAACAACCAGACCAGCCAGACCGGCCTCCCCAGCGGCTTTGCCGAGCTGGACGCCGTCCTCCCGGAAGGCGGCTGGCCCACCGGCGCCCTTACAGAGGTACTGCACGGCGATCCGGGCATCGGGGAGCTGCGGCTGGTCATGCCGGCCCTGGCGCGCCTGAGCCGGGCGGGCCGCTGGATCGCCCTGGTCGCGCCACCGCACATCCCTTACGCACCGGCGCTGGCCGCCCAGGGCGTAGACCTCTCGCGCATCCTGCTGGTTCACCCGCGAGCCGGTGGCGACACCCTGTGGGCCCTGGAGCAGGCCATGCGCTCCGGCAGCTGCGCCGCGGTCCTGGCATGGCCGCGGCAGGCGGAGTACCAGCAGCTTCGGCGGCTACAGCTCGCCGCCGAAGCCGGTCGCTGCTGGGGCCTCCTGTTCCGCCCGGAGCGGGCGGCCAGTGAACGCTCTCCGGCCGCGCTGCGCCTGGTCATACAGGGACAAAGCCAGGAGGACACCCGGGTGGACCTGCTCAAGGTCCGCGGCGCCCAGCCCCGCTCCGGGCTCATGCTGGATCTCAACAATCCGCGCACGCGCGCCCTGCCCACGCACCCGACCAGGTCAGCCATGGCCGAGGCCGCTGCCGGCGGCAGCACCCAGCGCGCCCCGGTCTTCCGGCACGCACCGCGACCAACCCAGGATCGCCCACAGCTGGACCTCCCCCTGGGCCAGCCCCGTCCCCGGCGCCCGCAGCTGGTTCACCCCTGA
- the relA gene encoding GTP diphosphokinase yields MVSVTDDISDLFAHGTPSPDAWLDRVLPEAGEEERELLRTAWDVAVETYNGEVRHSGESYLEHSLAVASILAGLKLDSQSIAAGLLHDGPAVCSGKQWSACCARVGDDVAALVDGVGRMDVISELHDDARDEAADDDDTTSRTDALRRMLLAMAQDIRVVFIKLAERLHDLRTLRGHPDAVQQRVARETRDIYAPLAHRLGIWQVKWEMEDLCFRYLEPETYKRVARLLREKRQDRERYIREVTDQLNAALERAGIEADVYGRPKHIYSIWKKMQRKGLGFHELFDIRAMRVMVRDVASCYATLGVVHSLWRHIPKEFDDYITTPKENDYQSLHTAVVGPEGKTLEVQIRTWEMHEQAELGVAAHWRYKEGGQSRDARFEQKLAWLRQLLEWGREDGAGDDFIDRFKAEIFEDRVYVISPKGDVLDLPKGATPLDFAYYIHSDVGHRCRGGKVNGRMVPLTYELRNGDQVEILTSRRGTPSRDWLNASRGYLRTSRARSRVRAWFRQQDHDKNVAAGRQILDRELHRLGVQDMNLEKLADKSRYTGMDDFLAAIGRGDISSGYLAGLVGDHVLPRRDPADGLPQGPAPAGGEHTDEVSIYGVGNLLTRQAGCCKPAPGDPVVGFITRGEGVTIHRRDCKNVRRLMETAPERIIDVSWSRHSEQKYPVDIQVDAYDRQGLLRDITAILTNEKVNVTGVNTATGSQDHQARMTLTVEIGDVTQMSRLMDRIATLRNVRDVRRKT; encoded by the coding sequence ATGGTTAGCGTAACCGACGACATCAGCGACCTGTTTGCCCATGGCACACCATCTCCGGATGCATGGCTTGACCGCGTGCTGCCCGAGGCGGGGGAGGAGGAGCGCGAGCTCCTGCGCACGGCGTGGGATGTGGCCGTGGAGACCTACAATGGCGAGGTGCGCCACTCCGGCGAGTCGTACCTGGAGCATTCCCTGGCGGTGGCGAGCATTCTGGCGGGCCTGAAGCTGGACTCCCAGAGCATCGCCGCCGGTCTGCTTCACGACGGGCCCGCGGTCTGCAGTGGCAAGCAGTGGTCCGCCTGTTGTGCCCGGGTCGGCGACGACGTGGCGGCCCTGGTGGACGGCGTGGGCCGCATGGATGTCATCAGCGAGCTGCATGACGACGCCCGCGACGAAGCGGCGGACGATGACGACACCACCAGCCGGACCGATGCGCTGCGCCGGATGCTGCTGGCCATGGCGCAGGACATCCGTGTCGTCTTCATCAAGCTGGCGGAGCGCCTGCACGATCTGCGCACCCTGCGCGGGCACCCGGATGCGGTGCAGCAGCGCGTGGCGCGTGAGACGCGGGATATCTACGCGCCGCTCGCCCACCGCCTGGGGATCTGGCAGGTCAAGTGGGAGATGGAGGACCTCTGCTTCCGCTACCTGGAGCCGGAGACCTACAAGCGCGTTGCGCGCCTGCTGCGGGAGAAGCGCCAGGATCGCGAACGCTATATCCGTGAAGTGACCGACCAGCTCAATGCCGCACTCGAGCGGGCCGGCATCGAGGCTGACGTCTATGGCCGGCCCAAGCACATCTACAGCATCTGGAAGAAGATGCAGCGCAAGGGGCTCGGTTTCCACGAGCTGTTCGATATCCGCGCGATGCGGGTCATGGTGCGGGACGTGGCCTCCTGTTACGCCACCCTTGGCGTGGTGCACAGCCTCTGGCGCCATATCCCCAAGGAGTTCGACGACTACATCACCACGCCCAAGGAGAACGACTACCAGTCGCTGCACACGGCCGTGGTCGGGCCCGAGGGCAAGACCCTGGAAGTGCAGATCCGGACCTGGGAGATGCACGAGCAGGCGGAGCTGGGCGTGGCTGCCCACTGGCGCTACAAGGAAGGCGGTCAGAGCCGGGACGCCCGCTTCGAGCAGAAGCTGGCGTGGCTGCGGCAGCTGCTGGAGTGGGGGCGCGAGGACGGCGCCGGCGACGACTTCATCGACCGTTTCAAGGCCGAGATCTTCGAGGACCGCGTCTACGTCATCAGCCCCAAGGGCGACGTGCTGGACCTGCCCAAGGGGGCCACGCCCCTGGATTTCGCCTATTACATCCACAGCGACGTGGGGCACCGGTGCCGGGGCGGCAAGGTCAACGGGCGCATGGTGCCGCTGACCTATGAGCTGCGCAACGGCGATCAGGTGGAGATACTCACCTCCCGCCGCGGCACGCCCAGTCGTGACTGGCTGAATGCCTCCCGCGGCTATCTGCGCACCAGCCGTGCGCGCTCGCGGGTGCGCGCCTGGTTCCGTCAGCAGGATCACGACAAGAACGTGGCCGCCGGCCGCCAGATCCTGGATCGTGAGCTCCACCGCCTGGGTGTGCAGGACATGAACCTGGAGAAGCTGGCCGACAAGAGCCGCTACACCGGCATGGACGACTTCCTCGCCGCCATCGGCCGCGGCGATATCAGCAGCGGCTATCTGGCAGGGCTGGTGGGAGACCACGTCCTGCCGCGGCGTGATCCGGCCGACGGGCTGCCCCAGGGGCCCGCCCCCGCTGGTGGCGAGCACACCGATGAAGTCTCCATTTACGGCGTCGGCAATCTGCTGACACGGCAGGCCGGGTGCTGCAAGCCGGCGCCGGGCGATCCCGTGGTGGGTTTCATCACCCGGGGCGAGGGCGTCACCATCCACCGGCGTGACTGCAAGAACGTCCGCCGTCTGATGGAAACGGCGCCGGAGCGGATCATCGACGTGAGCTGGAGCCGTCACTCGGAGCAGAAGTATCCGGTGGACATCCAGGTGGATGCCTACGACCGGCAGGGGCTGCTGCGTGACATCACCGCCATTCTCACCAACGAGAAGGTCAACGTCACCGGCGTGAATACGGCTACCGGCAGTCAGGACCACCAGGCGCGCATGACGCTGACGGTGGAGATCGGGGACGTTACCCAGATGAGTCGTCTCATGGACCGCATTGCCACCCTGCGCAACGTCCGCGACGTGCGGCGCAAGACCTGA
- the lexA gene encoding transcriptional repressor LexA, translated as MLKLTARQEEILQFIRQFIADSGFPPTRADITRALGFRSPNAAESHLRALEKKGAISLRAGSSRGIRLLDENGEEADPGLPVIGQVAAGSPVLAQEHVREHCRVDPAMFRPRADYLLAVQGMSMRDAGILEDDLLAVHRTTEARNGQIVVARLHDEVTVKRFQRDGHHVQLLPENPDYSPINVDLRTDPLIIEGLGVGLIRNGEAL; from the coding sequence ATGCTCAAGCTCACGGCCCGGCAGGAAGAGATCCTGCAGTTCATCCGCCAGTTCATCGCGGACTCCGGCTTCCCCCCGACGCGGGCGGACATCACCCGGGCGCTGGGATTCCGCTCCCCCAACGCAGCGGAAAGCCACCTGCGCGCCCTGGAGAAAAAAGGCGCCATCAGCCTGCGGGCCGGCTCTTCCCGCGGCATCCGCCTGCTGGATGAAAACGGCGAGGAGGCGGATCCCGGCCTGCCCGTGATCGGCCAGGTGGCCGCCGGCAGCCCGGTACTCGCCCAGGAACACGTGCGCGAACACTGCCGGGTCGACCCGGCCATGTTCCGCCCGCGGGCGGACTACCTCCTTGCCGTTCAGGGCATGAGCATGCGCGACGCCGGCATTCTGGAAGACGACCTGCTGGCCGTCCACCGCACCACCGAAGCCCGCAACGGCCAGATTGTCGTTGCCCGGCTGCACGACGAAGTCACGGTCAAGCGCTTCCAGCGCGATGGCCACCACGTTCAGCTGTTACCGGAAAACCCGGACTACAGCCCGATCAATGTCGATCTGCGGACGGATCCGCTCATCATCGAAGGACTCGGGGTCGGCCTCATTCGCAACGGCGAAGCGCTCTGA
- the carB gene encoding carbamoyl-phosphate synthase large subunit — MPKRTDIQSILIIGAGPIVIGQACEFDYSGVQACKALREEGYRVILVNSNPATIMTDPETADAIYIEPIQWSVVSRIIEQEKPDAVLPTMGGQTALNCALDLDRHGVLERFGVEMIGATKDAIDMAEDRDRFREAMARINLATPRAEVAHSMEEAMDIQSRIGFPTIIRPSFTLGGSGGGIAYNREEFVTICEGGLDLSPTNELLIEESILGWKEFEMEVVRDKADNCIIVCSIENLDPMGVHTGDSITVAPSQTLTDKEYQIMRNASLDVLREIGVETGGSNVQFAINPDDGRLVVIEMNPRVSRSSALASKATGFPIAKVAAKLAVGYTLDELRNEITGGATPASFEPSIDYVVTKAPRFTFEKFPQAEPSLTTQMKSVGEAMSIGRTFQESFQKALRSLETGVDGLSPLVIEPDGEDVATRLRHELKKPRPERIFYVGDAFRAGFTVQEVYELTSIDPWFLAQMEDIIHGETVARAAGFEALDFDTLFALKRRGFSDSRIAELVGVSEADIRNRRYELNVRPAYKRVDSCAAEFATATAYMYSCYEEECESEPSDRKKIMVLGGGPNRIGQGIEFDYCCVHAAFAMRDDGYETIMVNCNPETVSTDYDTSDRLYFEPLTLEDVLEVINTEKPEGVIIQYGGQTPLKLARDLEAAGAPIIGTAPDSIDLAEDRERFQQLIQKLGIQQPPNRLARTPQEAFDLAAEIGYPLVVRPSYVLGGRAMEIVYGPEELEQYMTAAVKVSHNSPVLLDRFLDDAVEVDIDAVSDGENVLIGGIMEHIEQAGVHSGDSACSLPPYTLSQATQDRLRDQVRQLARGLNVVGLMNAQFAIKGDAIYILEVNPRAARTAPFVSKATGIPLAKVAARCMVGVTLEQQGLTREVVPTFYSVKESVFPFIKFPGVDPILGPEMKSTGEVMGIGHNFGAAYAKSQLAAGVNLPRAGRVFISVRDADKAIALDVGRGLRDLGFTLVGTSGTAAWLNEAGVACETVNKVREGRPHIVDAIKNDEIDLIINTTEGRQAIADSYSIRREALQHKVSYTTTIAGARATVLAMEQLDLEDVNRLQTLHKEATV, encoded by the coding sequence ATGCCCAAGCGTACCGACATCCAGAGCATTCTGATCATTGGCGCCGGTCCGATCGTGATCGGCCAGGCGTGCGAGTTCGACTACTCCGGCGTTCAGGCCTGCAAGGCCCTGCGCGAAGAGGGCTACCGCGTCATCCTGGTGAACTCCAACCCGGCCACCATCATGACCGACCCGGAAACGGCCGATGCCATCTACATCGAGCCGATCCAGTGGAGCGTGGTCTCGCGCATCATCGAGCAGGAAAAACCGGATGCCGTGCTGCCCACCATGGGCGGCCAGACGGCGCTGAACTGTGCCCTCGACCTGGACCGTCACGGGGTGCTGGAGCGCTTCGGTGTGGAGATGATCGGTGCCACCAAGGACGCCATCGACATGGCCGAGGACCGCGACCGGTTCCGGGAGGCCATGGCGCGCATCAATCTGGCCACACCACGCGCCGAGGTAGCGCACTCCATGGAAGAGGCCATGGACATCCAGTCGCGCATCGGCTTTCCCACCATCATCCGGCCGTCGTTCACTCTCGGCGGCTCCGGTGGCGGCATCGCCTACAACCGCGAGGAGTTCGTGACCATCTGCGAGGGCGGGCTCGATCTGTCGCCCACCAACGAGCTGCTGATCGAGGAGTCCATCCTCGGCTGGAAGGAGTTCGAGATGGAGGTGGTCCGCGACAAGGCGGACAACTGCATCATCGTGTGCTCCATCGAGAACCTGGATCCCATGGGCGTGCACACCGGCGACTCCATCACCGTGGCGCCGTCGCAGACGCTCACGGACAAGGAATACCAGATCATGCGCAACGCGTCCCTGGACGTGCTGCGCGAGATCGGCGTGGAGACCGGCGGCTCCAACGTCCAGTTCGCCATCAACCCCGATGATGGCCGGCTGGTGGTCATCGAGATGAACCCGCGCGTGTCCCGCTCCTCGGCACTGGCCTCCAAGGCCACCGGCTTCCCCATCGCCAAGGTGGCTGCCAAGCTGGCCGTGGGTTACACCCTGGACGAGCTGCGCAACGAAATCACCGGCGGTGCCACCCCGGCCTCGTTCGAGCCGAGCATCGACTACGTGGTCACCAAGGCGCCGCGGTTCACCTTCGAGAAGTTCCCCCAGGCGGAGCCGAGCCTGACCACGCAGATGAAATCCGTGGGCGAGGCCATGTCCATCGGCCGGACGTTCCAGGAGTCGTTCCAGAAGGCGCTGCGCAGTCTCGAGACCGGTGTCGACGGGCTGTCGCCCCTGGTCATCGAGCCGGACGGCGAGGACGTGGCCACGCGGCTGCGCCACGAGCTCAAGAAGCCGCGTCCCGAGCGGATCTTCTACGTGGGCGATGCCTTCCGGGCCGGGTTCACGGTGCAGGAGGTCTACGAGCTCACGTCCATCGACCCGTGGTTCCTGGCGCAGATGGAAGACATCATCCACGGCGAGACCGTCGCCCGGGCGGCGGGCTTCGAAGCGCTGGATTTCGACACCCTGTTCGCGCTGAAGCGGCGCGGCTTCTCCGACAGCCGCATCGCCGAGCTGGTGGGGGTGAGCGAGGCGGACATCCGCAACCGGCGGTATGAACTCAACGTGCGGCCTGCCTACAAGCGCGTGGACTCCTGCGCCGCCGAGTTCGCCACCGCCACGGCGTACATGTACTCCTGTTACGAGGAGGAGTGCGAGTCCGAGCCGTCGGACCGCAAGAAGATCATGGTGCTCGGTGGCGGCCCCAACCGCATCGGCCAGGGGATCGAGTTCGACTACTGCTGTGTCCACGCCGCCTTCGCCATGCGCGACGACGGCTACGAGACCATCATGGTCAACTGCAACCCGGAGACGGTCTCCACCGACTACGACACCTCCGACCGGCTCTACTTCGAGCCGCTCACGCTGGAAGACGTGCTGGAGGTGATCAACACCGAGAAGCCCGAGGGCGTGATCATCCAGTACGGCGGCCAGACGCCGCTGAAGCTGGCGCGTGACCTGGAGGCGGCCGGCGCGCCCATCATCGGCACGGCGCCGGACTCCATCGATCTGGCAGAGGATCGCGAGCGCTTCCAGCAGCTGATCCAGAAGCTTGGCATCCAGCAGCCGCCGAACCGCCTGGCGCGCACGCCGCAGGAGGCGTTCGATCTCGCCGCCGAGATCGGCTACCCGCTGGTGGTGCGGCCCTCCTACGTGCTCGGTGGCCGCGCCATGGAGATCGTGTACGGCCCGGAGGAGCTGGAGCAGTACATGACCGCGGCGGTGAAGGTCTCCCACAACTCGCCGGTGCTGCTGGACCGCTTCCTGGACGACGCCGTGGAAGTGGATATCGATGCGGTTTCCGACGGCGAGAACGTGCTGATCGGCGGCATCATGGAACACATCGAGCAGGCCGGCGTGCACTCCGGCGACTCCGCCTGCTCACTGCCGCCCTACACGCTCTCCCAGGCCACCCAGGATCGCCTGCGGGATCAGGTCCGTCAGCTGGCACGCGGGCTCAACGTGGTGGGGCTGATGAACGCGCAGTTCGCCATCAAGGGCGACGCCATCTATATTCTGGAGGTAAACCCCAGGGCCGCGCGGACGGCACCGTTCGTCTCCAAGGCCACCGGCATCCCGCTGGCCAAGGTGGCGGCGCGCTGCATGGTGGGGGTCACCCTGGAACAGCAGGGCCTCACCCGCGAGGTGGTGCCGACGTTCTACTCCGTGAAGGAATCGGTGTTCCCGTTCATCAAGTTCCCGGGCGTCGATCCGATTCTCGGCCCGGAGATGAAGTCCACCGGCGAAGTCATGGGGATCGGCCACAACTTCGGTGCGGCCTATGCCAAGTCGCAGCTGGCCGCCGGTGTGAACCTGCCCCGGGCGGGCAGGGTCTTCATCAGTGTGCGGGACGCGGACAAGGCCATTGCCCTGGACGTGGGCCGCGGCCTGCGCGACCTGGGTTTCACCCTGGTGGGGACCAGCGGTACCGCGGCATGGCTCAATGAGGCGGGTGTTGCCTGCGAGACGGTCAACAAGGTGCGCGAGGGTCGGCCGCACATCGTCGACGCGATCAAGAACGACGAGATCGACCTGATCATCAACACCACGGAAGGGCGGCAGGCCATCGCGGATTCCTACTCGATCCGGCGCGAGGCCCTGCAACACAAAGTGAGTTACACGACCACCATTGCCGGCGCCCGTGCCACGGTGCTGGCCATGGAACAGCTGGACCTGGAAGACGTCAACCGGCTGCAGACGCTCCACAAGGAGGCCACTGTATGA
- the carA gene encoding glutamine-hydrolyzing carbamoyl-phosphate synthase small subunit, producing MSKPAILALEDGTLFRGESIGADGLSAGEVVFNTAMTGYQEICTDPSYSRQLVTLTYPHVGNTGTNPVDEEADGPQLAGLIIRDLPLRSSSWRNAEDLGEYLASRGVVAIAGIDTRRLTRLLREKGAQDGCIMAGDTVDPDAAIQAAKDFPGLKGMDLAQSASTDTIYEWRKGSWNLDLGRADAGERADADLPWHVVAYDYGIKQNILRMLVDHGCRVTVVPAKTPAAEVQAMDPDGVFFSNGPGDPEPCDYAIEAIRTLVDAGVPSFGICLGHQLLGLASGARSVKMKFGHHGANHPVQDLDSGRVMISSQNHGFAVDEASLPANVRPTQRSLFDGSLQGIHRTDRPAFSFQGHPEASPGPHDVRPLFAHFVELIRDYRA from the coding sequence TTGAGTAAGCCGGCTATTCTTGCGCTGGAAGACGGAACCCTGTTCCGGGGGGAGTCCATTGGTGCCGACGGACTCAGTGCCGGTGAGGTGGTGTTCAACACCGCCATGACCGGCTACCAGGAGATCTGCACGGACCCGTCCTACAGCCGGCAGCTGGTGACACTCACCTATCCGCACGTGGGCAATACCGGCACCAACCCGGTGGACGAGGAGGCGGATGGCCCGCAGCTCGCCGGCCTGATCATTCGCGACCTGCCCCTGCGCTCCAGCAGCTGGCGCAACGCCGAGGATCTGGGCGAGTACCTGGCCAGTCGCGGTGTCGTCGCCATCGCCGGCATCGATACCCGGCGCCTGACCCGCCTGCTGCGGGAGAAGGGGGCGCAGGACGGCTGCATCATGGCCGGCGACACGGTCGACCCGGATGCCGCCATCCAGGCGGCGAAGGACTTCCCCGGCCTCAAGGGCATGGATCTGGCGCAGAGCGCCTCCACCGACACCATCTACGAATGGCGCAAGGGCTCATGGAACCTTGACCTGGGCCGCGCCGATGCCGGTGAACGGGCCGATGCCGACCTGCCCTGGCACGTGGTGGCCTACGACTACGGCATCAAGCAGAACATCCTGCGCATGCTGGTGGACCACGGCTGCCGGGTGACGGTCGTGCCGGCGAAGACCCCGGCGGCCGAGGTGCAGGCCATGGACCCGGACGGCGTCTTCTTCTCCAACGGCCCCGGCGATCCGGAGCCCTGTGATTACGCCATCGAGGCGATCCGCACCCTGGTGGATGCCGGTGTGCCGAGCTTTGGCATCTGCCTGGGGCATCAGCTCCTGGGGCTGGCCAGCGGTGCGCGTTCGGTGAAGATGAAATTCGGCCACCACGGGGCCAACCATCCGGTGCAGGATCTCGACTCCGGCCGGGTGATGATCTCCAGCCAGAACCACGGGTTCGCCGTGGACGAGGCCTCCCTGCCGGCCAACGTGCGCCCGACCCAGCGGTCGCTGTTCGACGGCTCGCTGCAGGGGATTCACCGTACCGACCGGCCGGCATTCAGTTTTCAGGGCCACCCCGAAGCCAGCCCCGGCCCCCACGACGTGCGCCCGCTGTTCGCGCACTTTGTCGAACTGATCCGGGACTACCGCGCCTGA
- a CDS encoding glutamine ABC transporter substrate-binding protein, translating into MRKTALTLCTGIALLVFAATAQAERLTIAIPSGFVPFMFEEDDEWTGFEIELWEAIAEENDWEYEYDTMNFSGIITALQTGRVDGAIAAITITSEREETMDFSHAYYDSGLMLMVRADEDSIDGIDDLDGKTLAVTTGTTSDDYAEANLPDTEITRFSRAEQAYLELRSGRVDAALHDTPNVLYYIDTAGDGEVKAAGENLEAQSYAMAFPRDSELRNAFNITLLAMMEDGRYAELYERWFGEEPSPR; encoded by the coding sequence ATGCGAAAGACAGCCCTGACTCTGTGTACCGGTATCGCCCTGCTCGTATTCGCGGCCACCGCCCAGGCCGAGCGCCTCACCATCGCCATTCCGTCCGGTTTCGTCCCGTTCATGTTCGAGGAAGACGACGAATGGACCGGGTTCGAGATCGAGCTCTGGGAGGCCATCGCCGAGGAGAACGACTGGGAGTACGAATACGACACCATGAACTTCTCCGGCATCATCACCGCCCTGCAGACCGGGCGCGTGGACGGAGCCATCGCCGCCATCACCATTACGTCCGAGCGCGAGGAGACCATGGATTTCTCCCACGCCTACTACGATAGCGGCCTGATGCTCATGGTGCGCGCGGATGAGGACAGCATCGACGGTATCGATGACCTGGACGGCAAGACCCTGGCCGTGACCACCGGCACCACCAGCGACGACTACGCTGAAGCCAATCTGCCGGATACCGAGATCACCCGTTTCTCCCGCGCCGAACAGGCCTATCTGGAACTGCGCTCCGGCCGTGTGGACGCGGCCCTGCACGATACGCCCAACGTGCTCTACTACATCGACACCGCCGGCGACGGCGAGGTCAAGGCCGCGGGCGAGAACCTGGAGGCCCAGTCCTACGCCATGGCCTTCCCCCGGGACAGCGAACTGCGCAACGCTTTCAACATCACGCTGCTCGCCATGATGGAGGACGGGCGCTACGCCGAACTCTACGAACGCTGGTTCGGCGAGGAACCCAGCCCCCGCTGA
- a CDS encoding Y-family DNA polymerase, producing the protein MLWFALQLPLFPMESLGYGTTSAAVGVVEQQQIVLLNRAASEAGVRPHMTPGEARAMSDAIVLLPRQRETEARNLRHLADWAYQFSGQVSPRTPDGLLLEIGASLRLFGGLSPLCRRITEELETLGHAYRYGIAPTPTAAWMLASGGGRHPVTEHADLADQLAPLPCAVLELSPAQQQALHGLGLHTLGDCLRLPRRDLARRFGRELLLQLEHALGERPEPRRAHQPPRRFHRQLDLPAEAHDTRSIAFALQRMLRELTGLLRGLDGGTQSLQLELLHARVTATQLHIGLLQPSRDPDHLLDVCQHRLDREALAAPVIGLRLRVDRIQPLAPETQALLPDPARDHAQQHQHLWERLGARLGDEAVQGLGLVADHRPERAWQTQPSDTTGEHPAGERPLWLLPQPTPLRQQQGQPCWHGPLTLEHGPERIETGWWDGGDVCRDYYHARASQGSRLWVYQDRRSGNHWFLHGFFG; encoded by the coding sequence ATGCTGTGGTTTGCGCTTCAGCTGCCGCTGTTTCCCATGGAATCGCTGGGCTACGGCACCACCTCCGCGGCCGTCGGCGTTGTCGAGCAGCAGCAGATCGTGCTGCTCAACCGGGCTGCCAGCGAGGCCGGTGTTCGCCCGCACATGACCCCCGGGGAAGCGCGGGCGATGAGCGATGCCATTGTTCTGCTGCCCAGGCAGAGAGAGACAGAAGCCCGCAACCTCCGCCATCTCGCGGACTGGGCCTATCAGTTCAGCGGCCAGGTCAGCCCGCGCACTCCGGATGGTCTGTTACTGGAAATCGGCGCCAGTCTGCGCCTGTTCGGCGGCCTCTCCCCGCTCTGCCGGAGAATCACCGAAGAGCTGGAAACCCTCGGCCATGCATACCGTTACGGTATTGCGCCCACCCCCACGGCCGCCTGGATGCTGGCATCCGGCGGGGGGCGGCACCCGGTCACCGAACACGCCGACCTGGCGGATCAACTCGCACCCCTTCCCTGCGCCGTCCTTGAACTCTCCCCGGCACAGCAACAGGCATTGCATGGCCTCGGCCTGCACACCCTCGGAGACTGTCTGCGGTTACCTCGCCGGGATCTCGCCCGCCGCTTCGGCCGTGAGCTGCTGCTGCAGCTGGAACACGCCCTGGGCGAACGCCCGGAGCCGCGCCGGGCGCATCAGCCGCCGCGGCGCTTCCACCGTCAACTGGATCTGCCCGCGGAAGCGCACGACACCCGCTCCATCGCCTTCGCCCTGCAGCGGATGCTGCGCGAACTCACCGGCCTGCTGCGCGGGCTCGACGGCGGCACCCAGTCACTGCAACTGGAACTGCTGCATGCACGCGTGACCGCAACGCAACTGCACATCGGTCTGCTGCAGCCCAGCCGTGACCCCGACCACCTGCTGGATGTCTGCCAGCACCGACTGGATCGCGAAGCCCTGGCCGCTCCGGTCATCGGCCTGCGCCTGCGGGTCGACCGCATCCAGCCTCTTGCCCCGGAGACCCAGGCGCTCCTGCCCGACCCCGCCCGTGACCATGCACAACAGCACCAACACCTGTGGGAACGCCTCGGGGCACGCCTCGGTGACGAGGCCGTACAGGGCCTGGGTCTTGTGGCCGATCACCGCCCGGAACGGGCCTGGCAGACGCAGCCCTCCGACACCACCGGGGAACACCCCGCGGGCGAGCGCCCGCTCTGGCTGCTCCCGCAACCCACCCCGCTACGCCAGCAGCAGGGGCAACCCTGCTGGCACGGCCCGCTCACCCTGGAACACGGGCCGGAGCGCATCGAAACCGGCTGGTGGGATGGCGGCGATGTCTGCCGCGATTACTACCACGCCCGCGCTTCCCAGGGCAGCCGGCTGTGGGTCTATCAGGACCGGCGGAGCGGAAACCACTGGTTTCTGCACGGTTTTTTCGGCTGA